One Takifugu rubripes chromosome 2, fTakRub1.2, whole genome shotgun sequence genomic region harbors:
- the odc1 gene encoding ornithine decarboxylase has product MNTEMEFSFLEEGFSAKDIVEQKIKESSVTDDRDAFYVCDLGDVLKKHVRWMRALPRITPFYAVKCNDSLSVLKTLASLGTGFDCASKTEIQLVQSLGVDPSKIIYANPCKQVSQIKYASAHGVKMMTFDSEVELMKVARCHDNAKLVLRIATDDSKAVCRLSVKFGVPVKACRGLLERAKKLGLDVIGVSFHVGSGCTDPKAYIQAIADARCVFDIGNELGFKMDLLDIGGGFPGSDDAELQFEEITAVINPTLEKYFPADSDVKIIAEPGRFYVASAYTLVVNIIAKKVILDEDSDEEDERTNEKTVMYYVNDGVYGSFNCILYDHAHCMPTLHKKRKPDEVRYPSSIWGPTCDGLDRIVELCSLPDLQVGDWLVFENMGAYTVAASSTFNGFQKPDLHYIMSRPAWQSVQQISSQGMLPPAEESSLFEAVGCGRESSLDIPMKSCQANVV; this is encoded by the exons ATGAACACAGAGATGGAATTCTCTTTCTTGGAGGAGGGCTTTTCTGCCAAAGATATTGTTGAGCAGAAGATCAAGGAGTCGTCCGTGACG GATGACAGGGATGCCTTCTATGTCTGCGACTTGGGAGATGTGTTGAAGAAACACGTGCGATGGATGAGGGCTCTGCCTCGCATCACTCCTTTCTACGCCGTCAAATGCAACGACAGCCTGTCCGTGCTAAAGACCCTGGCGTCACTGGGAACTGGCTTCGACTGTGCGAGCAAA ACAGAGATTCAGCTGGTTCAGTCACTAGGAGTGGATCCAAGCAAAATAATCTATGCAAATCCTTGCAAACAAGTTTCCCAAATCAAATATGCATCTGCTCATGGAGTCAAGATGATGACGTTTGATAGTGAAGTGGAACTCATGAAAGTGGCTCGCTGTCACGACAATGCCAA GCTGGTTCTGCGCATCGCTACTGACGATTCAAAGGCGGTGTGTCGCCTCAGCGTGAAGTTTGGGGTACCGGTGAAAGCATGCCGAGGTCTTCTGGAGCGGGCTAAAAAACTGGGCCTTGATGTGATTGGTGTCAGCTTTCATGTTGGCAGTGGATGCACCGACCCAAAGGCCTACATCCAGGCAATCGCTGATGCTCGCTGTGTGTTTGATATTGGG AATGAACTTGGGTTCAAGATGGACCTGTTGGACATCGGCGGTGGTTTCCCTGGTTCCGATGATGCTGAACTCCAGTTCGAAGAG ATCACAGCTGTAATCAACCCCACCTTGGAAAAGTATTTCCCTGCTGACTCTGATGTTAAGATCATTGCTGAGCCAGGACGCTTTTATGTGGCTTCGGCTTACACGCTGGTTGTCAACATCATCGCTAAGAAGGTCATTCTGGACGAAGACTCTGATG aggaggatgagaggaccAATGAAAAGACTGTCATGTACTACGTAAACGATGGTGTGTATGGATCCTTCAACTGTATACTCTACGACCATGCACACTGCATGCCAACGCTCCATAAG AAAAGAAAGCCAGATGAGGTCAGGTATCCTAGTAGCATCTGGGGACCAACGTGCGATGGCCTCGATCGCATCGTTGAGCTGTGTAGTCTGCCTGACCTACAGGTTGGTGACTGGCTGGTCTTTGAGAACATGGGGGCCTACACGGTAGCAGCCTCCTCTACCTTTAATGGCTTCCAAAAACCTGACTTGCACTACATCATGTCCCGCCCTGCCTG GCAATCTGTGCAGCAGATCTCCTCCCAGGGAATGCTCCCCCCTGCTGAGGAGTCGAGCCTGTTCGAAGCGGTGGGGTGTGGCCGAGAAAGCAGCTTGGATATCCCGATGAAGTCCTGCCAAGCCAATGTGGTTTAG